From Desulfobacterales bacterium, the proteins below share one genomic window:
- the tyrA gene encoding bifunctional chorismate mutase/prephenate dehydrogenase — MTNSDATNDRRGLDELRQAIDGIDEQIVSLMAERQKVVKRVTEIKKAKNLPVYHPSREEDLVSSRRSQGASAGLDPDFIEELYRVILRQSRIEQTRRMERKAVLPGGIILIVGGRGEMGRYFERRFTETGYHVRILDKTDWPDAEKLCDGIHAALISVPIDQTDAIIRKLAPYLPKDAVLADITSIKASPLTAMLEAHEGPVVGFHPMFGPTTSSLDKQIVVATPGRLLSACQWLLDQFAAWGSVVVTADAREHDEVMDLVQALRHFASFAFGQFLYRKNIDLERTLDFTSPIYRLELGMVGRLFAQDPALYGEIIFASKERRNLLREYIQSLQDNLAMLEENNKERFAAEFSEIAEWFGSFSEQAMRESTYIIDKLIERF, encoded by the coding sequence TTGACAAATTCGGATGCAACCAACGATAGACGCGGTTTGGATGAGCTAAGACAGGCAATTGACGGCATTGATGAACAGATCGTCTCTTTAATGGCCGAACGCCAGAAGGTGGTAAAGCGGGTAACGGAAATTAAAAAGGCTAAAAACCTACCGGTTTATCATCCATCCAGAGAGGAGGATCTCGTCTCCAGCCGCCGTTCGCAAGGGGCGAGTGCCGGGCTTGACCCGGATTTTATTGAAGAACTCTACCGGGTGATCCTTCGGCAGTCGCGGATTGAGCAGACCCGGCGCATGGAGCGAAAAGCGGTGCTGCCCGGCGGGATTATCCTGATTGTGGGCGGCAGAGGAGAGATGGGCCGTTATTTTGAGCGCCGTTTTACTGAGACCGGCTATCATGTCCGGATTTTGGATAAAACGGACTGGCCGGATGCGGAAAAGCTGTGTGACGGTATTCATGCCGCGCTCATCAGCGTCCCGATTGATCAGACTGATGCGATTATCCGCAAACTCGCCCCGTACTTACCGAAAGATGCGGTGCTTGCCGACATTACGAGCATCAAGGCCTCGCCCCTGACCGCCATGCTTGAAGCCCATGAAGGCCCGGTGGTCGGTTTTCATCCCATGTTCGGTCCAACCACCTCGAGTCTTGACAAGCAGATTGTGGTGGCTACCCCCGGTAGACTCCTTTCAGCATGCCAGTGGCTCCTTGATCAGTTTGCCGCCTGGGGAAGCGTCGTTGTGACGGCAGATGCCCGGGAGCATGATGAGGTCATGGATTTGGTCCAGGCGCTGCGGCATTTCGCCTCATTCGCATTCGGCCAGTTTTTATACCGGAAAAATATCGATCTGGAACGAACCCTTGATTTTACAAGCCCCATCTACCGGCTGGAACTGGGAATGGTGGGGCGCTTGTTTGCCCAGGATCCCGCGCTTTACGGGGAGATCATTTTTGCCTCAAAAGAGCGGCGGAATCTGCTTCGCGAGTATATCCAGTCCCTTCAGGACAATTTGGCCATGCTTGAGGAAAACAACAAGGAGCGGTTTGCGGCTGAGTTTTCAGAAATCGCAGAATGGTTCGGCTCTTTCAGCGAGCAGGCCATGCGCGAGAGCACCTATATCATTGATAAGCTGATCGAGCGATTCTAA
- a CDS encoding thioesterase, translating into MKYETTLSVRYAETGIEGRLKPGMVLNYFQDIASDHCADMGVSALDLLPKNLAWVVYRYQLHIYRYPVWKERIALYTWRYPVNNLYELRQFDVFDESRRLIMTAKSSWVLTRLDTKKPVRLKYHMPEELMNGHQLPVENDFSPIPELSEHTYTRPFLVRLHDLDFNRHVNNTVYVIWALESVPQSVAGHCLPHEISIQYQGDAVFGDRVTALTQPLVESSDHAYLHAIYHDGQGAPITRVMTRWQPIGNFS; encoded by the coding sequence ATGAAATACGAAACCACTCTAAGTGTCCGATATGCCGAGACCGGGATCGAAGGCCGGCTCAAACCCGGCATGGTGCTAAACTACTTTCAGGATATTGCGAGCGACCACTGTGCTGATATGGGGGTTTCCGCGCTTGACCTGCTGCCGAAAAACCTGGCATGGGTGGTATACCGGTATCAGCTGCATATTTACCGGTATCCGGTGTGGAAGGAGCGGATTGCGCTTTATACCTGGCGGTATCCGGTGAACAACCTTTATGAACTCCGGCAGTTTGATGTATTTGATGAATCCCGTCGACTGATCATGACCGCCAAAAGCTCCTGGGTCTTAACCCGGCTGGATACCAAAAAGCCGGTCCGCCTGAAGTATCACATGCCGGAAGAACTTATGAACGGCCATCAGCTCCCTGTTGAAAATGATTTCTCCCCAATCCCCGAACTTAGTGAGCATACGTATACCCGGCCTTTTCTGGTCCGGCTGCATGATCTGGATTTTAACCGGCATGTCAACAATACCGTATACGTCATTTGGGCCCTGGAAAGCGTGCCCCAATCGGTGGCCGGCCATTGCCTGCCCCATGAGATATCGATTCAGTATCAGGGGGATGCGGTTTTCGGTGATCGCGTGACCGCGTTGACCCAACCGTTGGTCGAATCCTCCGATCACGCCTACCTGCATGCCATCTATCATGACGGACAGGGCGCGCCCATCACCCGTGTCATGACCCGATGGCAGCCTATCGGGAATTTTTCCTAA
- the thyX gene encoding FAD-dependent thymidylate synthase — protein sequence MQIIEQPKVYLIAKTQLVREGLDAYLSDIGSPDWAPEPDVSDGENLAEAAGRMCYRSWQPYDPEKPEATNPNVSQVRRGNERYLANVLKSGHGSILEHVNMTFICRHVSRVFTHELVRHRAGMAYSQESLRYVRLDDLSFWMPEAARNNPAAKEKFESVIDFLENTQKELAEIFGIHDSSDFTEKKHLTSMFRRLAPIGLGTSIMVTGNLRAWRHIIGMRTAPAAEEEIRIVAGRIADICKREYPNIFQDMEFDPASGTWGFDYAKV from the coding sequence ATGCAAATCATAGAACAGCCCAAAGTCTATTTGATTGCCAAAACTCAGCTCGTCCGGGAGGGTCTTGACGCCTATTTAAGTGACATCGGCAGTCCGGATTGGGCACCTGAGCCGGATGTCTCGGACGGTGAAAACCTCGCGGAAGCCGCCGGCCGTATGTGCTACCGGAGCTGGCAGCCCTATGATCCGGAAAAACCGGAAGCTACCAATCCCAATGTTTCCCAGGTGCGTCGCGGAAATGAGCGCTATCTGGCCAATGTGTTAAAAAGCGGCCATGGGTCGATCCTGGAGCATGTAAACATGACCTTTATCTGCCGCCATGTTTCCCGGGTCTTTACCCATGAGCTGGTCCGGCACCGGGCCGGTATGGCCTACAGCCAGGAAAGCCTGCGCTACGTCCGGCTGGACGACCTCTCCTTCTGGATGCCGGAGGCGGCCCGGAACAACCCGGCAGCCAAGGAGAAATTTGAGTCAGTGATTGATTTTCTGGAAAATACGCAGAAAGAACTGGCAGAGATTTTCGGTATCCACGACTCATCGGATTTTACCGAAAAAAAGCATCTGACCTCCATGTTCCGCCGCCTGGCCCCCATCGGGCTCGGGACCTCCATTATGGTCACCGGCAATCTCCGGGCCTGGCGCCATATTATCGGCATGCGAACCGCCCCCGCGGCAGAAGAGGAAATCCGGATCGTGGCCGGCCGGATCGCCGATATCTGCAAACGCGAATACCCGAATATTTTCCAGGATATGGAGTTTGATCCGGCGTCCGGGACGTGGGGATTTGATTATGCTAAGGTTTGA
- a CDS encoding DUF2219 family protein, with the protein MQPQKKLVDSDIGNTFGYECILDTGGGLGNAMTFYNLGLTLRLGWNMPNDFGNFPIRPASAFNGAFDARDPRMTPDKNFGLHLFCSVDGKAVLRDIFLDGNTFSDSHSVDKKPVVADYVTGLGIIMGKVKLSMAYVIRTESFEEQDGNQKFGSVNMSISY; encoded by the coding sequence ATACAGCCACAAAAAAAGCTTGTTGACTCGGACATCGGCAACACTTTTGGCTATGAGTGCATTCTGGACACCGGCGGCGGCCTCGGCAACGCCATGACCTTCTACAACCTGGGGCTTACGCTTCGCCTGGGCTGGAATATGCCCAATGATTTCGGAAATTTTCCCATCCGGCCGGCCAGCGCTTTTAACGGGGCCTTTGATGCGCGCGATCCCCGGATGACGCCGGATAAAAATTTCGGTCTGCACCTGTTTTGCTCTGTTGACGGAAAAGCGGTCTTAAGGGATATATTTTTAGACGGCAATACATTCTCAGACAGCCACAGCGTGGACAAAAAGCCGGTGGTGGCCGATTATGTCACCGGCCTGGGAATAATAATGGGCAAGGTCAAGCTCAGCATGGCCTACGTGATCAGAACGGAATCATTTGAGGAACAGGACGGCAACCAGAAATTCGGCTCCGTCAACATGTCGATTTCATATTAA
- a CDS encoding lipid A deacylase LpxR family protein, translated as MRNWTNIFYRSFFSLLLIFTLIGYPSDDLTAEKLQRDLSTFTIYLENDIFAGEDQGYTNGLKLTWSSPIYQAYPSKAWPHRWLYPILRKLPFKDSEQNRNNITYSLGQNIYTPQDIEEEDLIEDDRPYAGITYGSIGFHNRTPKTMDTLELYLGMVGPHSYAEESQQAVHALFNDKDPNGWDNQLDDEPVLGIVYSHKKSLLTRTSATLLAMSAFWTPAAASATP; from the coding sequence ATGCGGAACTGGACAAACATTTTTTACAGATCATTTTTTAGCCTGCTGCTGATTTTTACACTTATCGGATATCCCAGTGATGATCTCACAGCGGAAAAACTGCAGCGCGACCTAAGCACTTTTACCATTTATCTTGAAAACGATATTTTCGCCGGAGAAGATCAGGGTTACACCAATGGGCTGAAGCTGACCTGGAGCTCGCCGATCTATCAGGCCTATCCGTCCAAGGCATGGCCGCATCGGTGGCTGTATCCGATACTCAGAAAACTCCCGTTTAAAGACTCCGAACAAAACCGGAACAACATCACCTACTCCCTCGGTCAGAATATCTATACCCCGCAAGACATTGAAGAGGAGGACTTGATCGAGGATGATCGCCCCTATGCCGGAATCACATACGGCAGCATTGGTTTTCACAACCGGACGCCGAAAACAATGGATACCCTGGAGCTTTATCTGGGGATGGTGGGCCCCCACTCATATGCGGAAGAAAGCCAGCAGGCCGTACACGCCCTGTTCAATGATAAGGACCCCAACGGCTGGGACAATCAGCTGGATGATGAGCCGGTGCTCGGCATCGTATACAGCCACAAAAAAAGCTTGTTGACTCGGACATCGGCAACACTTTTGGCTATGAGTGCATTCTGGACACCGGCGGCGGCCTCGGCAACGCCATGA
- a CDS encoding AI-2E family transporter codes for MLRDWLKKRFSDPQIVILWAFLIVGFLLIILLGDMLKPVFAGLVIAYLLEGGVLRLQRFRVPRKIAVLLAFTAFLICLLLLVGGLLPLLSRQIAQLIQELPILIANGQKELMQLPQKYPELVSESQIQQIIDFLKSELTRLGQTALVFSVASVKNLITILVYLVLVPFLVLFFLKDKDLIIEWAKGFLPTNRDLATEVWDEVNLQVANFIRGKLWEIIIVWSASYVTFTVLDLNFAMLLSFFIGISVLVPYIGATVMTIPVALMAFFQWGIGPNFMYTIIAYGIIQLIDGNILVPLLLSEVVNLHPVAIIVAVLVFGGLWGVWGLFFAIPLATLVHAVIKTWFSKKTPFEGQPPAHGTPNLDH; via the coding sequence ATGCTGCGTGATTGGTTGAAAAAACGGTTTTCCGATCCCCAGATCGTCATTCTCTGGGCATTTCTCATTGTTGGTTTTTTGCTGATCATTCTGCTCGGCGATATGCTCAAACCCGTATTCGCCGGACTGGTCATCGCCTATCTGCTTGAAGGGGGGGTGCTCCGGCTGCAGCGGTTCCGGGTGCCCCGAAAAATTGCCGTATTGCTGGCTTTTACCGCGTTTCTCATTTGCCTGCTGCTTTTGGTTGGCGGGCTGCTGCCGCTCCTGTCCCGTCAGATCGCCCAGTTAATTCAGGAACTGCCGATTTTAATTGCCAACGGCCAGAAAGAATTGATGCAGCTGCCGCAAAAATATCCCGAACTGGTTTCTGAATCCCAGATTCAACAAATTATTGATTTTTTGAAATCCGAATTGACCCGACTGGGTCAGACGGCTTTGGTCTTTTCCGTGGCTTCGGTTAAAAACCTGATCACCATCCTGGTCTATCTGGTGCTGGTGCCCTTCCTGGTGCTGTTTTTCCTCAAAGACAAGGATCTGATCATCGAGTGGGCAAAAGGCTTTCTGCCCACAAACCGGGATCTGGCCACCGAAGTCTGGGATGAGGTCAACCTTCAAGTCGCCAACTTTATCCGCGGCAAGCTATGGGAAATCATTATTGTCTGGAGCGCCAGTTATGTTACCTTTACCGTGCTCGACCTGAATTTCGCCATGCTGCTTTCTTTTTTTATCGGCATTTCCGTGCTTGTGCCGTATATCGGCGCCACGGTAATGACGATTCCGGTGGCGTTGATGGCGTTTTTCCAGTGGGGGATCGGCCCGAATTTCATGTATACCATCATCGCCTATGGGATTATTCAATTGATAGACGGCAATATCCTGGTTCCCCTGCTCCTCTCCGAGGTGGTCAATCTCCATCCGGTGGCGATTATCGTAGCCGTGCTGGTATTCGGCGGGTTGTGGGGCGTCTGGGGTTTATTTTTTGCGATTCCCCTGGCAACCTTGGTTCATGCGGTCATTAAAACCTGGTTCAGCAAAAAAACCCCGTTCGAGGGCCAACCACCGGCTCACGGGACACCGAATCTAGACCATTAA
- a CDS encoding alpha/beta hydrolase translates to MTTNTEFNGSFNGSADVPIFYRQIQAAPERGRILIAHGLGEHSGRYHHVMERLLQKGLSVWAIDHRGHGQSGGKRGHIQRFDQYIEDLQQMMKLVRTDMPENMKCFLLGHSMGGLIVLNYAEKHPHMIDGVIASSPGLAPADKIPVIKGAAGRIMSKIWPAMALNNEVDSRFLSHDTKVVSDYDNDPLVHPWVTARWFTEYVDAMADTIRSAPSIKTPILMQVAGDDHLVSAQTARKFFDSLTVKDKTLHFYEGLYHEIYNEAPKDRERVLADLEKWVNGHL, encoded by the coding sequence ATGACCACAAATACGGAATTCAACGGCTCCTTCAACGGTTCAGCGGATGTTCCGATTTTTTATCGCCAAATCCAGGCCGCCCCGGAACGCGGCCGGATTTTAATCGCGCACGGACTTGGCGAGCATTCCGGCAGATACCATCATGTCATGGAACGGCTGCTGCAAAAGGGGCTGTCCGTATGGGCCATCGACCACCGGGGACATGGGCAGAGCGGGGGCAAGCGGGGGCATATCCAAAGATTTGATCAATATATTGAGGATCTCCAGCAGATGATGAAACTCGTCCGGACGGATATGCCTGAAAACATGAAATGCTTCCTTTTGGGCCACAGCATGGGGGGGTTGATCGTTTTAAATTACGCGGAAAAACATCCCCACATGATCGACGGCGTAATCGCCTCTTCTCCGGGCCTTGCCCCGGCTGACAAAATACCGGTTATTAAGGGGGCTGCCGGCCGGATCATGTCCAAAATATGGCCGGCAATGGCCTTAAACAATGAGGTGGACTCCCGGTTTTTAAGTCATGACACCAAAGTCGTATCCGATTATGACAATGACCCGCTGGTTCATCCCTGGGTTACCGCCCGCTGGTTTACGGAGTATGTGGATGCCATGGCCGATACGATCCGCTCTGCCCCGTCGATTAAAACCCCCATTCTCATGCAGGTGGCGGGGGATGACCATTTGGTATCGGCACAGACCGCCCGTAAATTCTTTGACAGCCTCACCGTGAAAGATAAGACCCTACATTTTTATGAAGGGCTCTACCATGAAATCTATAATGAAGCCCCGAAAGACCGGGAGCGGGTACTGGCAGATCTTGAAAAGTGGGTTAATGGCCACCTATAA
- a CDS encoding DUF4404 family protein, which produces MLKHTLEKIEAKIKQSPNIPEEKKTEYFDLLKQLNNEINELDKTDHEKAKSVKEFTKAAAHESTREEINPRLFQIALDGLSSSVREFEASHPRLVQTVNSISTFLSKIGI; this is translated from the coding sequence ATGCTCAAACATACCCTGGAAAAGATAGAAGCCAAAATCAAGCAGTCCCCCAACATACCGGAAGAAAAAAAAACCGAATATTTTGATCTTTTGAAACAGTTAAACAATGAGATCAATGAATTAGACAAGACCGATCACGAGAAAGCAAAGAGCGTAAAGGAGTTTACAAAAGCGGCGGCCCATGAGTCCACCCGGGAGGAAATCAACCCCCGGCTCTTTCAAATCGCACTTGACGGTCTGTCCTCATCGGTCCGTGAATTTGAGGCCTCCCATCCCAGACTAGTTCAGACGGTCAATTCCATTAGCACGTTTTTATCAAAAATCGGTATCTGA
- a CDS encoding TetR/AcrR family transcriptional regulator: MSDKIAAKQAEKRQQIIEAATQVIVQKGIDKTSLTDIAQAAGISKGSLYYYYASKNDLIFDITEAHISQISSNLFDIIENHHDNAEWKDILNILFERIMAAETRGRLHLYLLQQALNGNDELAERFRNKYRDWNVMIQTGFAKIDPSGAADNKVLSTLIITALDGCLIQSMLGLEISPWTEIINYLDVKVPLSG, encoded by the coding sequence ATGAGCGACAAAATTGCCGCCAAGCAGGCTGAAAAGCGCCAGCAGATTATTGAGGCTGCCACCCAGGTCATTGTCCAAAAGGGCATTGACAAAACCAGTCTGACCGATATCGCCCAAGCCGCCGGAATCAGCAAAGGCAGCCTGTATTACTATTATGCCAGCAAAAATGACCTGATTTTCGATATCACTGAAGCGCACATCAGCCAGATCTCCAGCAACCTGTTTGATATCATTGAAAACCATCATGACAATGCCGAGTGGAAGGACATATTAAATATTCTCTTTGAGCGGATTATGGCGGCTGAGACCCGGGGCCGGCTTCATCTGTATCTACTGCAGCAGGCGTTAAACGGCAATGATGAACTGGCGGAGCGGTTCCGCAACAAATACCGGGATTGGAACGTCATGATCCAGACAGGATTTGCCAAAATCGATCCTTCCGGTGCGGCTGACAATAAGGTGCTCTCTACACTCATCATTACGGCCCTGGATGGCTGCCTGATCCAATCCATGCTGGGACTTGAGATATCCCCATGGACTGAGATCATTAATTATTTAGATGTCAAGGTGCCGCTCTCCGGATAG